The window TGGGCCAATATTGTGGTAGCAAGGTCTGGAGCCGGTGTTCTCGCAGAGTGTTTGGTATTTGGTCTCCCAATGATTCTCATTCCTTATCCCTTTGCAGCAGACAATCACCAAAAAGAAAATGCCAATTATATCGAATCACAAGGTGCAGCTGTGACCATTCATTCCACATCGGAAGACCCCACACGACTTGTACAGATTCTACTTGGATGGAAAGATCATTCCGAAATCTTACGAGAAATGGGCCATGTATCTTTAGCTCTTTCGAATGTGAATGCAGCTTACCAAACCGTTTCTTATTTTTTTACTGATAAAGACTGAAGTGATTTTTTTATGAGAGGTCCGATTTTATTTTTAGGAATTGGTGGAAGTGGGATGTCGAGTTTAGCCCATATGGCTCTCGATTTAAAACTTTCCGTTTTTGGTTACGATAAAAAAAATTCCGACACAACCCAGTTTTTAGAAGAACGTGGTGCCATCATTAAAAACGATATTTCCGAAATTTCCTTAGAGGGAATGGAAATGGTGGTATATAGTTCTGCTATCAACGACAAACACAAACAAGTGTTTGATGAAATTAAAGAAAAAAATATCCAACTCAAACATAGATCTGAATTTATGCACCTTTTGGTATCCAACCAGAAGTCAATTTCTGTTGCAGGAAGTCACGGCAAAACCTCCACAACAACGATGGTTTCACAAATCCTTTCGGAACAAGGGTATGACCCAACCATTATGATTGGTGGAGACACCAGTCTTCTAGAAAAACGTGGGGGGAAAATGGGAGAGGGAAAATTTGCCGTTTATGAATCAGATGAATCTGACGGTACTTTTTTAAAACATAAAGCACAAGTTCGCCTTCTTACCAATATCGATAACGACCATTTAGATTATTATAAAACCCGTGAACGTTTAGAAGATGCTTTTTTTGAATATATGGGTTTTGGAGTGGAAGGAACCACAGTCCTTTATGCTTCGGATCCAGGGATTCGGGATGTACTCAAACACTATACAAAAAACATTACCACAAATCCCAATTTCAAACTTTATCTTTGTTTAGATTCTGAAGATACAAAATCAGATTGGTTTCTAAACTTAAAATCAAACCTAAAAGACAAACTCACTTCTGTCATTTACCAAATTAAAGATGATAGATTAGAATTTGAATTTCCGGGATTTGAATCCTTATCCCTCCGTTTACCATACCCGGGTGTCCATTATCTCACCAATGGCCTTGTGGCTCTTGTGGGCGCATCCATTGCAGGAGTTTCTATCAAAATATCTACAGATATCCTTTCCCGTTATATTGGTGTAAAACGTAGACAAGAAACACTAGGGGATTGGAAAGGAATTACAGTGATGGATGATTATGGCCACCATCCCACAGAAATTGAAATAGTGATTCGTTCTCTTAAGAAAAAACTAAACTCGAAGGGAAGGCTTGTTGTCCTTTTCCAACCGCATCGTTACACTCGAACAGAATTGTTACTGAAAGACCTTGCGATGTCGTTGTCCCAAGCAGATGTTCTTTTCCTTCTACCCATTTATTCGGCAGGCGAAACTCCAATTCCAGGAATCACACATGAGTCTTTTATTCCTTTTTTAGATAAAGAACATACTGAATTTCTAAAAGGGGAGATGGATTTGGATCTTTCCGTCATCCAATCCAAATTGAAAAAAGACGATATGTTACTCTGTTTAGGTGCTGGAAATGTGAGAGACTGGG of the Leptospira kanakyensis genome contains:
- the murC gene encoding UDP-N-acetylmuramate--L-alanine ligase, with translation MRGPILFLGIGGSGMSSLAHMALDLKLSVFGYDKKNSDTTQFLEERGAIIKNDISEISLEGMEMVVYSSAINDKHKQVFDEIKEKNIQLKHRSEFMHLLVSNQKSISVAGSHGKTSTTTMVSQILSEQGYDPTIMIGGDTSLLEKRGGKMGEGKFAVYESDESDGTFLKHKAQVRLLTNIDNDHLDYYKTRERLEDAFFEYMGFGVEGTTVLYASDPGIRDVLKHYTKNITTNPNFKLYLCLDSEDTKSDWFLNLKSNLKDKLTSVIYQIKDDRLEFEFPGFESLSLRLPYPGVHYLTNGLVALVGASIAGVSIKISTDILSRYIGVKRRQETLGDWKGITVMDDYGHHPTEIEIVIRSLKKKLNSKGRLVVLFQPHRYTRTELLLKDLAMSLSQADVLFLLPIYSAGETPIPGITHESFIPFLDKEHTEFLKGEMDLDLSVIQSKLKKDDMLLCLGAGNVRDWGLQLLKENPKL